In the genome of Phlebotomus papatasi isolate M1 chromosome 2, Ppap_2.1, whole genome shotgun sequence, one region contains:
- the LOC129803639 gene encoding uncharacterized protein LOC129803639 encodes MASSNTVFFSDDEESFDSEDRKPQIQQTIAAVVPPTYADETLDTQVLLKSWNIKRDIIETVVAAKLTIWHLRVIEDDDIARLFGTNIADCVEFKYYLKKWRSEGAKLVEAPLPQVQIPQQSLMQMPDPLEQYNALAAIPFPPEPIDRGSKDHMHKIRRHASREEVERVLKMSARGKSILLYYNMNQKLETQHQAWLVDILADYYLQKYDGVSMKLVDRISDKIVELFPTEQKETYYTRRTVGGNPKGKLHDKFRNKRRLYISQGILKKKKNN; translated from the exons TGAGGATCGCAAGCCACAAATTCAACAGACAATCGCAGCAGTAGTTCCTCCCACATATGCAGATGAAACCCTGGATACACAGGTCCTGCTCAAATCCTGGAATATCAAGAGAGACATCATTGAAACTGTTGTTG CTGCAAAACTTACAATTTGGCACCTGAGAGTCATTGAGGATGATGACATTGCGAGGCTCTTTGGCACAAACATTGCCGATTGTGTGGAATTCAAATATTACCTGAAGAAGTGGCGAAGTGAAGGAGCAAAGCTCGTGGAGGCACCTCTGCCTCAAGTTCAAATCCCACAACAGTCCCTCATGCAGATGCCAGATCCGCTGGAACAGTACAACGCCCTGGCAGCTATACCCTTCCCGCCTGAACCCATAGACCGGGGATCAAAAGATCACATGCACAAAATACGCAGACACGCTTCCCGAGAG GAAGTGGAAAGGGTACTGAAGATGTCTGCGAGAGGCAAAAGTATCCTCCTGTACTACAACATGAACCAAAAACTCGAGACGCAGCATCAAGCGTGGCTGGTGGACATTCTTGCTGATTACTACCTTCAGAAGTACGATGGAGTGTCCATGAAGCTCGTCGATCGGATCAGTGACAAAATTGTCGAGCTCTTTCCCACAGAACAGAAG GAAACTTACTACACACGGAGAACAGTCGGAGGGAATCCCAAGGGGAAGCTCCATGATAAATTCAGAAACAAGAGAAGATTGTACATATCTCAAGGTAttctcaagaagaaaaagaataattga
- the LOC129803640 gene encoding H/ACA ribonucleoprotein complex subunit 4 — protein MEDFEMASPVKKEKKKKRIKQEPEEVENLGELQRTGNFQIAPSQKVATLDTSKWPLLLKNFDHLNVRTNHYTPLPFGASPLNRDIRDYVSSGFINIDKPSNPSSHEVVAWLKRILKVNKTGHSGTLDPKVTGCLIVCIDRATRLVKSQQSAGKEYVAVFKLHSAVESLTKVHQGLEKLRGALFQRPPLISAVKRQLRVRSVYESKLLDFDSSRNLGVFWVSCEAGSYIRTMCVHLGLFLGVGGHMIELRRVRSGIQSEKEGMVTMHDVLDAQYMYDHHKDESLLRRVIQPLEGLLVGHKRIFMKDSSVNAVCYGAKIMLPGVLRYEDGIELNQEIVICTTKGEAIALAIALMTTATMASCDHGVCAKIKRVIMERDVYPRKWGLGPKASAKKALVAAGKLDKYGRPNENTPKEFLTSYVDYSAKGTSSNGQEDPEELRNKRKLSMGSTTAEADTTLDTSQTDLSGEKKKKKKKKHDEEAPAEATEQPGEVKEKKKKKKKDKVKQEEVE, from the exons ATGGAAGATTTtg AAATGGCATCTCCGGTGAAGaaggagaagaaaaagaagcGAATAAAGCAAGAACCTGAAGAAGTGGAGAATCTGGGGGAGCTTCAGCGTACgggaaattttcaaatagccCCATCTCAGAAGGTGGCCACATTGGATACCAGCAAATGGCCACTTTTGCTGAAGAATTTTGACCATCTCAATGTGAGAACAAATCACTATACGCCACTGCCCTTTGGGGCATCACCACTCAACAGAGACATCCGAGACTATGTCAGCTCGGGCTTTATCAATATAGACAAACCCTCCAATCCCAGTTCACATGAAGTTGTGGCGTGGCTCAAGAGAATCCTCAAAGTCAACAAAACCGGGCATTCCGGGACGCTGGATCCCAAGGTGACTGGTTGCCTGATTGTCTGCATAGATCGTGCCACGCGACTCGTAAAGTCCCAGCAGAGTGCAGGAAAGGAGTACGTGGCAGTGTTTAAGCTCCATTCAGCTGTGGAGTCCCTGACAAAAGTCCACCAGGGACTGGAGAAGCTCCGTGGAGCTCTATTCCAGCGTCCACCACTCATTTCGGCCGTGAAGCGTCAGCTTCGAGTGAGATCGGTCTATGAGAGCAAACTCCTGGACTTTGACTCATCCAGAAACCTCG GTGTCTTTTGGGTTAGCTGTGAGGCGGGCTCGTACATCCGGACAATGTGTGTCCATTTGGGGCTATTTCTGGGCGTTGGGGGGCACATGATTGAGCTGCGCCGGGTGAGATCGGGCATTCAGAGTGAGAAGGAGGGAATGGTAACCATGCATGATGTTCTCGATGCCCAGTACATGTATGATCATCACAAGGATGAATCCTTGCTCAGGAGAGTCATTCAGCCACTGGAAGGACTCCTCGTTGGACACAAGAGGATCTTCATGAAGGACAGTTCC GTAAATGCGGTTTGTTATGGTGCCAAAATCATGCTACCGGGAGTTTTGAGGTATGAAGATGGAATTGAGTTGAATCAGGAGATTGTTATTTGCACAACAAAAGGCGAAGCAATCGCTCTGGCCATTGCGCTCATGACTACGGCCACAATGGCCAGCTGTGACCATGGCGTCTGTGCCAAGATCAAGCGAGTGATTATGGAGAGGGATGTGTATCCCAGAAAATGGGGCCTGGGGCCCAAGGCATCAGCCAAGAAGGCGCTAGTCGCTGCGGGGAAATTGGACAAATACGGACGTCCAAATGAGAATACCCCCAAGGAATTCCTCACCAGCTACGTGGACTACAGCGCAAAGGGAACAAGTTCAAATGGCCAGGAAGATCCTGAAGAACTGCGCAATAAG CGAAAACTGAGCATGGGAAGTACAACAGCAGAAGCTGACACGACTCTTGATACGAGTCAAACGGATTTGAGTggtgagaagaagaaaaagaagaagaagaagcacGATGAGGAGGCTCCTGCTGAGGCAACAGAACAGCCCGGAGAGGTcaaagaaaagaagaagaagaaaaagaaggacAAAGTGAAGCAGGAAGAGGTTGAATGA